From the genome of Chloroflexi bacterium ADurb.Bin180:
ACGTATCGCCCGAACAGTTCGACCACTATGGTGCTCTCGCGCGTAAGTTGGGATTCAGCGGAGTGTTGAGCGGCCCCTTTGTGCGGAGCAGCTACCGGGCCGCTACGTTGCTCGAGTCGAGCAGAACGGAAAAGGGCCGGTAGGTCAGGACTCGGTCGGGGCGGAGGGGTCAGGGCTTGCGGTCGAGCCCTCGGGAGGCGGAGTGGACTCGTCTGCCCGCTTGCGCCAGCGGTCCAGTCGCTCTTTGATGCTGGCCTCGTAGCCGAGCTCGCCCGGCTCGTACCAGTGCTTCCCCCGGAGAGCGTCGGGCAGGTACTGTTGGTCCACCCAGTGCTCGGGGAACTCATGGGGATAGCGGTATCCCTTGCCGTGACCGAGGGCGCCGCCGTCACGGGTCGTGTCCTTGAGGTGATTCGGCACGTCGGTCACGCCAAGGCGCTCCACTTCGGCGAGGGCCTGGAAGTAGGCGCCACAGGAGTTGCTCTTGGGCGCTGTGGCCAGATAGATGGCCGCTTCGGCGAGGGCGTACTGGGCCTCGGGCAGGCCGACCCACTCCAGGGCCTCAGCCGCCGCGGTGGCCACGACCAGGGCCTGCGGATCGGCCAGACCTACGTCCTCCGACGCCAGAATGATCATACGTCGGGCGATAAACCGCGGGTCTTCGCCGCTGTAGATCATCCGCGCCATCCAGTAGAGGGCCGCGTCCGGGTCTCCTCCACGCAGACTCTTGATGAATGCCGAGATGGTGTCGTAGTGAGCGTCGCCGTCGCGGTCGTAGAGCAGCGCCCGACGCTGGATCGATTCCTGGGCCACCGCGAGATCTATGACGACCTGACCCTGGCGATTGGCCGGCGTAGTGGTAACAGCCAGTTCCAGCGCGTTGAGCGCGTTGCGGGCGTCGCCGCCAGCGACCTGCACCAGATGCTGGAGGGCTTCTTCCTCCACCCTGACCGGTATCTTTCCCAGGCCCCGCTCTTCGTCGGCCAGGGCTCGGCGAAGGATTTCCAGCACTTGCTCGTCACTCAGGGGCTTCATCTGAAAGATGCGCGACCTCGAGACCAGTGCACCGATGACCTCAAAGTAAGGGTTCTCGGTGGTCGTGCCAATCAGAGTGATGGCACCATCCTCGACGTGCGGCAACAGCGCGTCCTGCTGGGCTTTGTTAAAGCGGTGTATCTCATCGACGAGCAGGATGGTGCGCTGACCGTGCATGCCCAGCCGCTCTCGAGCCTCCTGGACCAGTTGGCGGATGTCGGCAACGCCGGCCATCACCGCACTGATGGCAGCAAAGTGCGAATGGGTCTGGTTGGCGATGATGGTGGCCAGGGTAGTTTTGCCCGTACCGGGCGGTCCCCACAAGACCATCGACGAGATGCGGTCTGCTTCGATGGCGCGTCGCAGCAGGGTGCCGGGCCCCACAATGTGCTCCTGCCCGACGAACTCTTCCAGGGTGCGCGGCCTCATGCGGGCAGCCAGCGGCTGCCCTTTCTGCATCAGCAGCTTGCGCCGATAGTCGAACAGGTCTGAAGCAGTGCTCTGGGGGGTGTCGGGACGCGTCACGGTCTTGCGCATAACGACCAGTGTAGCACAAAGGCCCAGGGGAGCCAAAAAACCAGGGGGATTGGACAGCGCTCGCAGGTCGTGCTACAATCACGGTATGGTCTGGCAAGGTGCGGGCACGGTGCCAATGGTCCTGGGACACGACTGGGCAGTGAATCTGCTGCAGCAGAGTCTGTCAAGGGATCGGCTGGCCCATGCCTATCTGTTCACTGGCCCTCCCTCCGTTGGCAAGACCAGTCTGGCTCTGTATCTGGCCCGTGCGCTGAACTGCACCGACCCGGGCCCGCGACCCTGCGGGGTGTGTGCTTCCTGTCGCAAGATCGACCGGGGCGTTCACCCTGACGTCCGCGTGATCGACGAGTCGGAGAGCACCGGTGATACCGCGGATGAGCCCGCTGAGCCGGGAGCACGTCGCAAGCGCGGCATCAAGATAGGCCAGATTCGTGAGCTGCAAGCGCAGGCATCCCTTTCGCCGTTCGAGGGGCGAAGGCGCGTCTACGTGCTCTGCGACTTTCAGCAGGCCAACCTGGAGGCGGCCAATTGCCTGCTCAAGACGCTGGAAGAGCCGCCAGATAGAGTGGTTCTGGTCTTGACCGCGCTGCAGGCAGAGGGGCTGCTGCCGACCATCGTATCGCGCTGCCAGGTGCTCAACCTGCGCCCGCTACCGGTGAACCAGGTTCAGAAAGCGCTGCAGGAGTACTGGGGGGTGGAGGAACGGCGGGCGGCGGCACTGGCCGGCCTTTCTGCCGGAAGGCTCGGCTGGGCGATCCGGGCCAGCCAGAACGAAGCGTTGCTGAGCGCGCGCGAAAAGTACCTGGTGGCACTCGAACAGAGCGGCAAACTCAGCTATACAGAACGTATCCGGCTGGCCCAGCAATTGAGCCGTAACCCGGTCAACCTGATGGACGCGCTGGACCTGTGGCAGGAATGGTGGCGCGACCTGCTGCTCGCCCGGAGCGGTAGCTCGGCCAGGCTGGTGAACGTCGACCGGGAGCAGGCCATCAGGGCAGATGCGGAGCGCTATTCACTTTGGGAGATCGAATCTTATCTGCGAGCGATAGAGCGCGCGATTCAGCAGTTGGACGCGAACGTCAGTCCGAGTCTGGTTATGGAAGTGTTGTTGCTGAAAGCGCCTCGCGCCTCGGCGGAAGCAAGTCAGGTGTGATGAAATGACCATAGTTGTCGGCGTACGCTTCAAGCCAGCGACCAAAACCTACTTCTTCGATCCGGCCGGCGTGGCTGAACCACTGCGCAAGGGCGACCGTGTGATCGTGGAAACGGCGCGGGCCAAGGAACTGGGACGGATCGTGATCGAGGCGACCGATGTCTCAAACGAGACTATCGTATCGCAGCTCAAGCCGGTTGTACGCAAGGCGACTGCCGCGGACCTGACCAATGCCGCGCACCATGCGGCGCAGGAGGCCGACGCCCTTCGTCGCTGTCGTGAGCGTGTGCTGGAGTATCGCCTGCCGGCCAAGCTGGTCAAAGCCGAGTACAACTTTGATGGCTCGCACCTGACCTTCTCGTTCACCTCTGAGCAGCGCATCGACTTTCGTGACCTGGTTCGCGACCTGGCCCGCATCTTTCACACGCGCATTGAGCTGCGGCAGGTGGGCGTTCGCGATGAGGCCAAGCTGATCAGAGGCATCGGTCCCTGTGGACGCGAGCTCTGCTGCTCGACCTATCTGTGCGATTTCATACCCGTGTCAATCAAGATGGCCAAGCTCCAGGGCCTACCCCTGAGTCCGATGGAGATCTCCGGGTCCTGTGGGCGGCTGCTGTGCTGCCTGACCTACGAGAATGCTGTGTACCAGGAGACCCACCAGCGGATGCCCAGGGTGGGCGAGATCGTCGGGACGGCCGAGGGTGAAGCCAAGGTGATCGGACTGAATGCCGTCAAGGAGACCGTTCACGTTGTGCTCGAGAGCGGTGTTACCCTGGACTTGCCGGTGGAGCAGGTTGAGTGGCGACGCG
Proteins encoded in this window:
- the rarA gene encoding Replication-associated recombination protein A, giving the protein MRKTVTRPDTPQSTASDLFDYRRKLLMQKGQPLAARMRPRTLEEFVGQEHIVGPGTLLRRAIEADRISSMVLWGPPGTGKTTLATIIANQTHSHFAAISAVMAGVADIRQLVQEARERLGMHGQRTILLVDEIHRFNKAQQDALLPHVEDGAITLIGTTTENPYFEVIGALVSRSRIFQMKPLSDEQVLEILRRALADEERGLGKIPVRVEEEALQHLVQVAGGDARNALNALELAVTTTPANRQGQVVIDLAVAQESIQRRALLYDRDGDAHYDTISAFIKSLRGGDPDAALYWMARMIYSGEDPRFIARRMIILASEDVGLADPQALVVATAAAEALEWVGLPEAQYALAEAAIYLATAPKSNSCGAYFQALAEVERLGVTDVPNHLKDTTRDGGALGHGKGYRYPHEFPEHWVDQQYLPDALRGKHWYEPGELGYEASIKERLDRWRKRADESTPPPEGSTASPDPSAPTES
- the dnaX_2 gene encoding DNA polymerase III subunit tau; this translates as MVLGHDWAVNLLQQSLSRDRLAHAYLFTGPPSVGKTSLALYLARALNCTDPGPRPCGVCASCRKIDRGVHPDVRVIDESESTGDTADEPAEPGARRKRGIKIGQIRELQAQASLSPFEGRRRVYVLCDFQQANLEAANCLLKTLEEPPDRVVLVLTALQAEGLLPTIVSRCQVLNLRPLPVNQVQKALQEYWGVEERRAAALAGLSAGRLGWAIRASQNEALLSAREKYLVALEQSGKLSYTERIRLAQQLSRNPVNLMDALDLWQEWWRDLLLARSGSSARLVNVDREQAIRADAERYSLWEIESYLRAIERAIQQLDANVSPSLVMEVLLLKAPRASAEASQV
- a CDS encoding hypothetical protein (PSP1 C-terminal conserved region), whose protein sequence is MTIVVGVRFKPATKTYFFDPAGVAEPLRKGDRVIVETARAKELGRIVIEATDVSNETIVSQLKPVVRKATAADLTNAAHHAAQEADALRRCRERVLEYRLPAKLVKAEYNFDGSHLTFSFTSEQRIDFRDLVRDLARIFHTRIELRQVGVRDEAKLIRGIGPCGRELCCSTYLCDFIPVSIKMAKLQGLPLSPMEISGSCGRLLCCLTYENAVYQETHQRMPRVGEIVGTAEGEAKVIGLNAVKETVHVVLESGVTLDLPVEQVEWRRAEAGAGQDKGSRPTPAAGKAARDEAEPDSPLLE